One genomic window of bacterium includes the following:
- a CDS encoding cupin domain-containing protein — MDTSAIFSTNLEEATIQNTNFRTVIFTGNHLQLVLMSLRPGENIGIETHYHVDQFFRVEKGDGKAVINGTEVELKDGVAFVIRAGEEHDIMNKSDTEDLKLYTIYAPPNHPDGTIHTTKDDAEEDE; from the coding sequence ATGGACACATCAGCAATTTTCTCAACAAATTTAGAAGAAGCTACAATTCAAAACACAAACTTTCGAACTGTGATTTTTACTGGCAATCATTTGCAGTTGGTATTGATGAGCTTGAGACCAGGTGAAAACATCGGCATAGAAACTCATTATCATGTAGATCAATTTTTCAGAGTAGAGAAGGGAGATGGGAAAGCAGTCATCAATGGAACAGAAGTTGAACTCAAAGATGGGGTTGCTTTTGTTATCAGAGCTGGGGAAGAACATGATATAATGAACAAATCAGATACAGAAGATCTGAAATTATATACAATTTACGCTCCTCCAAATCATCCTGATGGGACAATACATACAACAAAGGATGATGCCGAGGAAGATGAATAA